CGCGCGCTGGCGATCTACTGCACCTTGCTGCTCGACAAGGAGCTTTACCACCCGGACGAAAAGGTGCGCAAGGATTCGGGCGAAATCGTCGCGCTGCTCACGCCCATCGTCAAGGCCTTCCTGACCGACAACGGCCACATTGCCACCAACGCCTGCATGCAGGTGTTCGGCGGTCACGGCTACGTCAAGGAATGGGGCATGGAGCAGCTGGTGCGCGACAACCGCATCAACATGATCTACGAAGGCACCAACACCATCCAGTCGCTCGACCTGCTGGGCCGCAAGATTCTGGGCAACAACGGCGCGACGCTGAAGAAGTTTGGCAAGCTGATTGGCGCGCTGATTGCCGAGGAGGGTGTGAACGAGAAGATGGCCGAGTTCATCAACCCGCTGGCCTATCTGGCCGACCAGATGACCAAGTTCACCACCGAACTGGGCTTCAAGGGTTTCCAGAACCCGGATGAAGTCGGAGCGGCGGCGGTCGATTATTTGCGCGTGGCCGGCCACCTGGTGTTTGGCTACTTCTGGGCGCGCATGGCGCAAACCGCGCTGCGCGAAATCGCTGCTGGCAACGCCGACCTGTTCTATCTCGGCAAGGTGCAGACGGCGCGCTTTTACTTTGCCAAGCTGTTCCCCGAGACCGCCACCTTGATGCGCACCGCGCGCAGCGGCAGCCGGGCGCTGATGGACACCGACGCCGCGCTGGCTTGAGTTCGGCGTCCCAAACCAGACACATCCAGAAAGAAATCCATGTCAAGTTTCCAGGTCAAGAAAGTCGCCGTGCTCGGCGCGGGCGTGATGGGCGCGCAAATCGCCGCCCATCTGGTCAATTGCCGCGTGCCGGTGGTGCTGTTCGATTTGCCGGCCAAAGACGGACCGAAGAACGGCATCGTCAGCAAGGCCATCGAGGGCCTGAAAAAGCTCAAGCCCGCGCCGCTCGGCGTGGCCGAAGATGCGGCGCTGATCCAGCAGGCCAACTACGAAGAACACATGGATGTTCTGAAAGAGTGCGACCTGATCATCGAGGCGATTGCCGAGCGCATGGATTGGAAGACTGATCTTTATCACAAGATCGCGCCTTTCGTGGCCGAAGGCGCCATCGTCGCCAGCAACACCTCGGGCCTGTCGATCACCACGCTCAGCGAAGCGCTGCCCGAAGCCATCAAGCCGCGCTTTTGCGGCATTCATTTCTTCAACCCGCCGCGCTACATGGCGCTGGTCGAGCTGATCAACACGCCGACGACGCAAGCCACGGTGCTCGACGACCTCGAAGCCTTCGTGACGACCGCGCTGGGCAAGGGCGTGATCCGCGCCCACGACACGCCCAACTTCATCGCCAACCGCGTCGGCGTCGCCGGCATGCTGGCGACCATCAAGGAGGCCGAAGCTTTTGGCCTGACGTATGACGTGGTCGATGACCTGACCGGCAAGAAGCTGGGCCGCGCGAGTTCGGGCACCTTCCGCACCGCCGACGTGGTCGGGCTGGACACGATGGCGCATGTCATCAGGACGCTGCAGGACAACCTCGGTCCCGTGGGAAGTGGCAAGGTCGAAGACCCGTTCTCAGGCATCTACGGCACGCCGCCGGTGCTGGCCCGGCTGCTGGAAAGCAAGAGCCTGGGCCAGAAGACCGGTGCCGGTTTCTACAAGAAGGTCGGCCGCGACATCCTGCGGCTGGACCCGGAAAGCATGGACTACGTGGCTGGCGGTGCCAAGGCCGACGAAGTGGTCGGCCGCATGCTGAAAAAGCCGGCCGGCGAGCGCCTGAAACTGCTGCGCAATGCCGAAGGCGCCGAGCCGCGCTTTTTGTGGGCCGTGCTGCGCGACCAGTTTCACTATGCCGCCGTGCACCTGGCCAGCATCGCCGAAACCGCCCGCGACATCGACTTTGCGATGCGCTGGGGATTCGGCGCGAAGCAGGGGCCGTTCGAGCTGTGGCAGGAAGCCGGCTGGCTGCAGGTGGCGAACTGGATCAGGGAAGATATTGACGCCGGCAAGGCGCTGAGTTCTGCGCCGCTGCCCGACTGGGTGTTCAACGGCCGGGTGGCTGACGCGGGCGGCGTGCATACGCCCGAAGGCTCGTGGAGCGCCTCAAGCCAACAATTCATTGCGCGCCGCAAGCTGCCGGTCTATGAACGCCAGCATTTTCCCGAGGATGTGCTGGGCGCCAACGCGCCCGCGTTCGAAACCGCCGGCACGACGCTGCACGAGGACGATGCGATTCGCCTCTGGACGCTGGACGGCGCGGACGGACAGCCCGGCGACGTGCTGATCGCCAGCATCAAGACCAAGATGCACGCCATCAGCCCCGATGTGGCCGAAGGCCTGGCGCTGGGTGTTGAGCTGGCCGAAAAAAGCTACAAGGGACTGGTGATCTGGTCCAACCACGAGATGTTCTCGGCCGGCGCCGACCTGCAGTCGATGCTGCCGGCCTTCATGACGGGCGGCGCCGCGATGATCGAAGGCGTCGAGGCCGAGTTGCAGAAGGTGATGCTCAAGCTGCGCTATGCGGCCGTGCCGGTGGTGTCGGCGATTCGCGGCCTGGCCCTGGGCGGCGGCTGCGAGATGGCGGTGTATTCGGCCAGACGCGTGGCGGCGATGGAAAGCTACATCGGACTGGTCGAAGTCGGCGTGGGCCTGGTGCCGGGCGCCGGCGGGCTGGCCTATATTGCGCGCCGCGCCACTGAGAACGCCGCCAAATCGAGCAACAAGGACGTGCTGCCGTTCCTGCTAGAGGGCTTCAGCGCCGCCGCCATGGCCACCGTGGGCACCAGCGCGCTAGACAGCCGCAGGCTGGGCTACCTGCTGGACAGCGATGTGGTGGTGCCGAACAAGGACGAGTTGCTGTTCGTCG
This DNA window, taken from Polaromonas hydrogenivorans, encodes the following:
- a CDS encoding 3-hydroxyacyl-CoA dehydrogenase/enoyl-CoA hydratase family protein — protein: MSSFQVKKVAVLGAGVMGAQIAAHLVNCRVPVVLFDLPAKDGPKNGIVSKAIEGLKKLKPAPLGVAEDAALIQQANYEEHMDVLKECDLIIEAIAERMDWKTDLYHKIAPFVAEGAIVASNTSGLSITTLSEALPEAIKPRFCGIHFFNPPRYMALVELINTPTTQATVLDDLEAFVTTALGKGVIRAHDTPNFIANRVGVAGMLATIKEAEAFGLTYDVVDDLTGKKLGRASSGTFRTADVVGLDTMAHVIRTLQDNLGPVGSGKVEDPFSGIYGTPPVLARLLESKSLGQKTGAGFYKKVGRDILRLDPESMDYVAGGAKADEVVGRMLKKPAGERLKLLRNAEGAEPRFLWAVLRDQFHYAAVHLASIAETARDIDFAMRWGFGAKQGPFELWQEAGWLQVANWIREDIDAGKALSSAPLPDWVFNGRVADAGGVHTPEGSWSASSQQFIARRKLPVYERQHFPEDVLGANAPAFETAGTTLHEDDAIRLWTLDGADGQPGDVLIASIKTKMHAISPDVAEGLALGVELAEKSYKGLVIWSNHEMFSAGADLQSMLPAFMTGGAAMIEGVEAELQKVMLKLRYAAVPVVSAIRGLALGGGCEMAVYSARRVAAMESYIGLVEVGVGLVPGAGGLAYIARRATENAAKSSNKDVLPFLLEGFSAAAMATVGTSALDSRRLGYLLDSDVVVPNKDELLFVALNEARALYTSGYRPPLRRLFPVAGRNGVATIKGQLVNMRDGGFISAHDFHIASLIAGVVCGGDVDAGTLVTEEYLMTLERKAFCALLEHPKTQERIMGMMSTGKPVRN